One window from the genome of Pedobacter schmidteae encodes:
- a CDS encoding endonuclease/exonuclease/phosphatase family protein gives MKKLLLVHALIFYLSVAYGQSQVMFQEHFEQLAADRSLPGVKGKALNLTATAAKRKPLRMELSAAPSSGSFTATIWVKAAPVDDESYVVLSNRRGSVDSSETVWELGKQAGGAWYWTAVCGKTRYEYRPTLQRQPLNDGKWHQLSFSFNEEKKEVRLYYDGKNVAIYYTPQLKDLLTKHSQLTIGGQEKGDLGEWDTFNGMLDEIEVYSGTASKKEISIPFAGQLKVMNYNIWHGGNETGKYVGPMRIAEIIKQSGADIVSMQETYGSGARIADALGYYFYLRSTNLSIMSRYPIAETIVGEEPFYNGAAHINLGSGKQVLFVTNWLNYPFDYWDDLEKNVAIDSALWVAGMEKANAGKLKQILEAIKSDVRDEVPVIFCGDFNTGSHQDWTAATRHLNNGHIMPFPSGILMEKAGFKDAFRVLYPDPLKYRGITWSPQFPKAFKDRIDYIYYKGGGLLPIASKVIDTHRTAYPSDHGAVITTFKFRP, from the coding sequence ATGAAAAAACTACTACTTGTTCATGCACTGATATTTTATCTGTCTGTCGCTTATGGGCAAAGTCAGGTGATGTTTCAGGAGCATTTTGAACAGCTTGCTGCTGATCGCAGTTTGCCAGGGGTTAAAGGCAAAGCCTTAAATCTGACAGCGACAGCGGCAAAAAGAAAACCCTTAAGGATGGAGCTGTCGGCAGCTCCATCCTCCGGGTCTTTTACTGCAACCATTTGGGTTAAAGCCGCGCCTGTAGATGATGAATCTTATGTTGTTTTATCCAACAGGCGAGGTTCGGTGGATAGCAGCGAAACCGTTTGGGAACTGGGTAAACAGGCTGGTGGGGCCTGGTACTGGACTGCGGTTTGCGGCAAAACCAGGTACGAATATCGGCCTACTTTGCAGCGTCAGCCTCTTAATGATGGAAAATGGCACCAGTTATCTTTTAGCTTTAACGAAGAGAAAAAAGAAGTACGGCTGTATTATGATGGAAAAAATGTGGCCATCTATTACACGCCGCAGCTGAAAGATTTGCTGACAAAACACTCGCAGTTGACGATAGGTGGGCAGGAGAAAGGTGATTTGGGCGAATGGGATACCTTTAATGGGATGCTGGATGAGATTGAGGTATACAGTGGTACTGCTTCAAAAAAAGAGATTTCTATTCCATTTGCCGGACAGCTTAAGGTGATGAACTACAATATATGGCATGGGGGGAATGAAACAGGTAAGTATGTTGGGCCTATGCGTATTGCGGAAATTATCAAGCAGTCGGGGGCCGACATTGTTTCCATGCAGGAAACTTATGGTTCGGGTGCCCGCATCGCCGATGCATTGGGTTATTATTTTTACCTCCGCAGTACTAATCTTTCTATTATGAGCCGTTATCCAATTGCCGAGACTATTGTGGGGGAGGAACCTTTTTACAATGGCGCTGCACATATTAACTTAGGGTCGGGAAAGCAGGTATTGTTTGTGACCAACTGGCTCAATTATCCTTTTGATTACTGGGACGACCTGGAGAAAAATGTGGCAATAGATAGTGCTTTGTGGGTAGCTGGTATGGAAAAGGCAAATGCGGGGAAGCTGAAGCAAATTCTTGAAGCAATAAAATCGGATGTAAGGGATGAGGTGCCTGTGATTTTTTGTGGTGACTTCAATACGGGTTCTCATCAGGACTGGACAGCAGCAACCCGGCATTTAAATAACGGACATATTATGCCTTTTCCCAGTGGAATCCTGATGGAGAAAGCAGGATTTAAAGATGCTTTCAGGGTGTTGTACCCGGATCCTTTAAAATATAGGGGAATCACCTGGAGTCCTCAGTTTCCTAAGGCTTTTAAAGACCGGATTGATTACATCTATTACAAGGGGGGTGGTTTGTTGCCAATTGCGTCGAAGGTGATTGATACACATCGCACAGCGTACCCTTCGGATCATGGAGCGGTAATAACGACCTTTAAATTTCGACCTTAG
- a CDS encoding SusD/RagB family nutrient-binding outer membrane lipoprotein, protein MNIKKFAGLLSFILLFTACKKFDYYLNNPNQPTNATPALLLTGVCNTVFNINPISSAYAVRHLTYYERPHESINYNWNRASFDNFGTLRQVKKMEELGQGNASYQGLGKFFRAVLYTQLTETFGEIPYGEAMMIDQGKDKPKYDSQEDVYVGILQDLEQANDLLQVGGGDVVKIDGDIIYQGNIVQWKQLVNAFRLRVLIHLSKREGNSKIKIKEQFNAILSNPAKYPLMSGIADNGQIVYNNSDVSNYYPTSGSLSVTTLVSLEQSFVDLLKARKDPRLFSFAEPVAGQVAGIFESYNGVDAGLSPADQQSTASKSSLIARRYVDLKAPVNEPMILLGYAEQEFLIAEGIVRGWSSGNAETHYNNGIMASMAFYKITGTKATDYLSGALVKYDAAKGLEMILMQKYLSFFMNSGWEPFYEQRRTGIPVFRVGPGTLNGGKVPKRWLYPLAEFQYNKENVEAAVARQYPEGDNTNAVMWLIK, encoded by the coding sequence ATGAATATAAAGAAATTTGCAGGCTTACTTTCCTTCATCCTGTTGTTTACAGCATGTAAAAAGTTTGATTATTACCTTAATAATCCCAATCAGCCTACCAATGCCACCCCCGCGTTGTTGTTAACGGGTGTTTGTAATACGGTATTTAACATTAATCCCATCAGCTCTGCTTACGCTGTAAGGCATCTTACCTATTACGAACGGCCACACGAGTCTATCAACTACAATTGGAACCGCGCAAGCTTTGACAACTTTGGTACGCTGAGGCAGGTAAAAAAGATGGAGGAACTGGGACAGGGAAATGCCAGTTACCAGGGATTGGGTAAGTTTTTTCGTGCGGTACTTTATACCCAACTTACAGAAACGTTCGGGGAGATCCCTTACGGAGAAGCCATGATGATAGATCAGGGTAAAGACAAACCCAAATATGATAGCCAGGAAGATGTGTATGTTGGGATTTTGCAGGATCTGGAGCAGGCGAACGATTTGTTGCAGGTGGGGGGTGGTGATGTTGTCAAGATTGATGGGGACATCATCTATCAGGGCAATATTGTGCAATGGAAACAGCTGGTTAATGCCTTTCGTTTACGAGTGCTGATTCATTTGTCGAAACGTGAAGGAAACTCGAAGATCAAAATTAAAGAACAGTTTAATGCGATATTGAGCAACCCGGCCAAATATCCTTTAATGAGCGGTATTGCCGACAACGGACAGATTGTGTACAACAACTCGGATGTAAGCAATTATTACCCCACTTCGGGCTCGCTTAGTGTGACTACACTGGTGTCGCTTGAGCAGTCTTTTGTCGATTTGCTGAAGGCACGTAAAGATCCCAGGTTGTTTTCTTTCGCTGAACCTGTTGCCGGTCAGGTTGCCGGAATTTTTGAAAGCTATAATGGCGTTGATGCCGGCTTGTCGCCTGCCGATCAGCAAAGTACAGCATCAAAGTCTTCTTTGATTGCAAGACGCTATGTGGATCTTAAAGCACCGGTAAATGAGCCGATGATTTTACTGGGCTATGCCGAGCAGGAGTTCTTAATTGCCGAAGGGATAGTAAGGGGCTGGAGTTCGGGCAATGCCGAAACACATTACAATAATGGTATTATGGCATCGATGGCTTTTTATAAAATTACCGGAACCAAGGCTACTGATTACCTGAGCGGCGCATTGGTAAAATATGATGCGGCCAAAGGGCTGGAAATGATTTTAATGCAGAAATATCTATCTTTCTTTATGAATTCGGGTTGGGAACCTTTTTACGAGCAACGCCGTACGGGCATTCCTGTTTTCAGGGTTGGGCCGGGTACTTTAAATGGAGGGAAAGTACCAAAGCGCTGGTTGTACCCTTTGGCCGAATTCCAATACAATAAGGAAAATGTAGAAGCTGCAGTTGCGCGCCAGTACCCTGAAGGAGATAATACCAATGCAGTGATGTGGCTAATCAAATAA